Proteins from a single region of Tamandua tetradactyla isolate mTamTet1 chromosome 12, mTamTet1.pri, whole genome shotgun sequence:
- the LOC143652726 gene encoding protein phosphatase 1A-like, whose protein sequence is MGAFLDKPKMEKHNAQGQGNGLRYGLSSMQGWRVEMEDAHTAVIGLPSGLETWSFFAVYDGHAGSQVAKYCCEHLLDHITNNQDFKGSAGAPSVENVKNGIRTGFLEIDEHMRVMSEKKHGADRSGSTAVGVLISPHHTYFINCGDSRGLLCRNRKVHFFTQDHKPSNPLEKERIQNAGGSVMIQRVNGSLAVSRALGDFDYKCVHGKGPTEQLVSPEPEVHDIERSEEDDQFIILACDGIWDVMGNEELCDFVRSRLEVTDDLEKVCNEVVDTCLCKHALPGPGCGDALCALQLRLRQRPALPPRRRFPAGGGPFAPHVSSWSVGPGPCPAAEGDFRPNDPAGGGPAGTSWGGARGPGLSGTAGSFRAFRLLSSWGRAGSAPCQRPAREAPPSAHLKRAPRAWASAEGETAAPAFHVPRTPPARTPSLRSPAHVRGKMRQ, encoded by the exons ATGGGAGCATTTTTAGACAAGCCAAAGATGGAAAAGCATAATGCCCAGGGGCAGGGTAATGGGCTGCGCTATGGGTTAAGCAGCATGCAAGGCTGGCGTGTTGAGATGGAGGATGCACATACAGCTGTGATCGGTTTGCCAAGTGGACTTGAAACTTGGTCATTTTTTGCTGTGTATGATGGGCACGCTGGGTCTCAGGTTGCCAAATACTGCTGTGAGCATTTGTTAGATCACATCACCAATAACCAGGATTTTAAAGGGTCGGCGGGAGCACCTTCGGTGGAAAATGTCAAGAATGGAATCAGAACAGGTTTTCTGGAGATTGATGAACACATGAGAGTCATGTCAGAGAAGAAACATGGCGCAGATAGAAGTGGGTCGACAGCTGTGGGTGTCTTAATTTCCCCCCATCATACTTATTTCATTAACTGTGGAGACTCGAGAGGTTTACTCTGTAGAAACAGGAAAGTTCACTTCTTCACACAAGATCATAAACCAAGTAATCCACTGGAAAAAGAACGAATTCAAAACGCAGGTGGTTCTGTGATGATTCAGCGTGTGAATGGCTCTCTGGCTGTGTCCAGGGCCCTTGGGGACTTTGATTACAAATGTGTCCACGGAAAAGGTCCTACAGAGCAGCTTGTCTCCCCAGAGCCTGAAGTCCATGATATTGAAAGATCTGAAGAAGACGATCAGTTCATTATTCTTGCATGTGATGGTATCTGGGATGTTATGGGCAATGAAGAGCTCTGTGATTTTGTAAGATCCAGACTTGAAGTCACTGACGATCTTGAGAAAGTTTGCAATGAAGTAGTCGACACCTGTTTGTGTAAA CACGCGCTCCCCGGGCCCGGCTGCGGTGACGCGCTCTGCGCCCTGCAACTAAGGCTGAGACAGCGCCCGGCCCTCCCGCCGCGGAGACGGTTTCCTGCCGGCGGCGGGCCGTTTGCACCCCACGTTTCCAGCTGGTCCGTGGGCCCGGGGCCCTGTCCCGCCGCAGAAGGAGATTTCCGACCCAATGACCCGGCTGGGGGGGGCCCAGCAGGCACCAGCTGGGGCGGGGCCCGGGGACCAGGGCTGAGCGGCACCGCGGGAAGCTTCCGGGCGTTTCGGCTCCTGTCCAGCTGGGGCAGGGCGGGGTCGGCCCCCTGCCAGCGCCCGGCCCGCGAGGCGCCACCCTCCGCCCACCTGAAACGCGCCCCCAGGGCGTGGGCGTCCGCGGAGGGGGAGACTGCCGCGCCGGCCTTCCACGTCCCCCGGACGCCCCCAGCCCGCACCCCCTCCCTCCGCAGCCCCGCCCACGTCCGGGGCAAAATGAGACAATAA